In the genome of Populus trichocarpa isolate Nisqually-1 chromosome 6, P.trichocarpa_v4.1, whole genome shotgun sequence, one region contains:
- the LOC7487344 gene encoding probable protein phosphatase 2C 65 gives MGACCSREPYGNGVDVEDAVADREQEDGEEGDAIIGDYGARVRLYGASKYTSMYTQQGRKVTNQDAMTVWEEFTGDKDMLFCGVFDGHGPYGHKVARHVRDTLPSRLSSAIKASQNNSFKRRDNEGKGDNSDEVSKNQGDEDSGDYDDSSSLLLSSWETSFIKSFKEMDEELSLDASIDSFCSGTTAVSVIKEGNNLIIANLGDSRAILCSRGPKNQLVPVQLTVDLKPNISSEAERIKNSNGRVLALDQEPEVFRVWMPDEDCPGLAMARAFGDFCLKDYGLISTPEVSYRRLTDKDEFVVLATDGVWDVLTNYEVVKIVAYARKRSMAAKLVVKYAVRAWKIKYPGCKVDDCAVICLFLKNRTLLARSFSELTQVSVNHSELEACSDVSLAKLENYSEVSRASLNHSEIAAVPRKFRSKKRGEISENAKIYLNSDENDCPPARLDKVNSSGKFPRLRNVLSRRKSTKDHEAVEAW, from the exons ATGGGAGCTTGTTGCAGTAGGGAACCATATGGTAATGGGGTGGATGTAGAGGATGCTGTTGCAGACAGAGAACAAGAGGATGGTGAGGAAGGTGATGCAATTATTGGAGATTATGGGGCCCGTGTGAGGTTATATGGAGCTTCAAAATATACATCAATGTACACCCAACAAGGAAGAAAAGTGACCAATCAAGATGCTATGACTGTTTGGgag GAATTTACTGGTGATAAGGATATGCTTTTCTGTGGAGTTTTTGATGGTCATGGCCCCTATGGTCACAAAGTTGCGCGCCATGTACGTGATACTTTACCCTCGAGGCTCTCTAGTGCAATCAAAGCATCACAGAATAATAGCTTCAAACGTAGAGATAACGAAGGAAAAGGAGATAATAGCGACGAGGTCAGTAAAAATCAAGGTGACGAAGATAGTGGCGACTATGATGATAGCAGTAGTCTGCTGTTATCTTCATGGGAGACCAGCTTCATTAAATCTTTCAAGGAAATGGATGAAGAACTTAGCCTTGATGCCAGCATTGACAGCTTTTGCAGTGGAACTACTGCTGTGTCTGTAATTAAGGAG GGAAACAACTTGATAATTGCCAACTTGGGCGATTCTCGTGCTATTCTTTGTTCTAGGGGCCCCAAAAACCAACTTGTTCCCGTCCAACTCACTGTTGATCTAAAACCAAATATTTCAA GTGAAGCTGAAAGAATCAAGAACTCCAATGGCAGAGTTCTTGCATTGGATCAAGAACCAGAAGTTTTCAGAGTATGGATGCCTGATGAAGATTGTCCTGGTCTCGCCATGGCAAGGGCTTTTGGAGATTTCTGCCTGAAAGATTACGGCCTCATTTCAACTCCTGAGGTTTCTTATAGAAGGCTAACCGATAAGGATGAATTTGTGGTTCTAGCAACTGATGGG gTATGGGATGTGTTAACAAACTATGAGGTCGTAAAGATTGTTGCTTATGCAAGGAAGCGATCCATGGCTGCTAAATTGGTAGTAAAGTATGCTGTTCGTGCATGGAAAATTAAATATCCCGGATGCAAGGTCGATGACTGTGCAGTTATATGCTTGTTTCTGAAGAATCGAACTTTGTTAGCCAGATCCTTTTCTGAACTGACCCAAGTCAGTGTGAATCACTCAGAGCTTGAAGCCTGCTCTGATGTGAGCTTGGCCAAGCTTGAAAACTACTCTGAAGTGAGCCGGGCCAGTCTCAATCACTCAGAGATTGCAGCAGTTCCAAGAAAGTTCAGATCCAAGAAAAGAGGGGAAATCTCCGAAAATGCCAAGATTTATCTAAACTCGGACGAGAATGACTGTCCTCCTGCCAGATTAGACAAAGTAAATTCATCCGGTAAGTTCCCTCGTTTGCGCAATGTTTTGAGTCGGCGAAAATCAACCAAAGATCATGAAGCTGTTGAAGCCTGGTAA
- the LOC7487345 gene encoding uncharacterized protein LOC7487345, with amino-acid sequence MEPTVGKPNFLSNILVKVLLFGVLIIIVRFAYVVTITGESCNLGGFCFLPENLNFVIAGTGTGFSTANRAVESTSAGPSQPYLYASKDWIKAVHFYSDIFHDLVSEGYLSAISKTLCVETPNGEDVFALKEIGILDSIGIYQKASKPLVISTNENGWPFDENSLDFIFSGGDRLDKASQKRPLDLTVSEIQRTLKPEGFFVAHVSAKDNYSLNSFLDLFNSCKLIKSLDIEGYNSSLPFIREIVLQKKGGSEILSKDSDGNSENTCSVPGYKRDLVRNAESLIKEEPLKPWITLKRNIKNIKYLPAMADISFKRRYVYVDVGARSYGSSIGSWFKKQYPKQNRTFDVYAIEADKAFYEEYRVKKGVKLLPYAAWVRNETLRFEINHDPGKKVKDRTRGMGRIQPVKSDSSSGSFNGEVNEIEGFDFAEWLKSTVTEKDFVVMKMDVEGTEFDLIPRLFETGAICLIDEIFLECHYSRWQRCCPGQRSSKYEKTYGQCLDLFTSLRDRGVLVHQWW; translated from the coding sequence ATGGAGCCAACCGTAGGGAAACCGAACTTCTTGAGCAACATTCTTGTGAAGGTGTTATTATTCGGTGTTTTAATCATTATCGTTCGATTCGCTTACGTTGTTACCATCACTGGCGAATCATGCAATCTCGGTGGATTCTGTTTCTTACCGGAGAATCTCAATTTCGTCATCGCCGGCACCGGAACCGGTTTCTCCACCGCGAACAGAGCAGTTGAATCCACCTCAGCGGGTCCCTCACAGCCATATCTCTACGCGAGTAAAGACTGGATCAAGGCCGTTCATTTCTACTCTGATATCTTTCATGATCTGGTATCCGAAGGTTATCTTTCGGCTATTTCCAAGACTTTGTGTGTAGAAACGCCGAACGGAGAAGATGTTTTCGCTTTGAAAGAAATCGGCATTTTGGACTCGATTGGGATTTACCAAAAAGCATCAAAGCCGTTGGTGATTTCGACGAATGAGAACGGGTGGCCGTTCGATGAGAATTCTTTGGACTTTATTTTCTCCGGCGGTGACCGGTTGGATAAGGCTTCACAGAAGAGGCCGTTGGATTTAACGGTGTCAGAGATCCAGCGAACATTAAAACCGGAAGGGTTTTTTGTGGCTCACGTGAGTGCTAAAGATAACTATAGTCTTAATTCGTTCCTTGATTTGTTCAATTCTTGCAAATTAATCAAGTCACTTGACATTGAAGGTTATAATTCATCACTGCCTTTTATTAGAGAAATTGTTTTGCAAAAGAAAGGAGGAAGTGAAATTCTTAGCAAAGATTCTGATGGCAATTCGGAGAATACATGCTCTGTTCCGGGGTATAAAAGGGATTTGGTGCGCAATGCCGAGTCTCTTATAAAGGAAGAGCCACTGAAGCCGTGGATTACATTGAAAAGGAATATAAAGAATATTAAGTATCTCCCGGCCATGGCGGATATTAGTTTTAAGAGGAGGTATGTGTATGTTGATGTTGGAGCTAGGAGTTATGGGTCTAGTATAGGGAGTTGGTTTAAGAAGCAATATCCTAAACAGAATAGGACGTTTGACGTGTATGCGATTGAGGCAGATAAGGCGTTCTATGAGGAATACAGAGTAAAGAAAGGGGTCAAATTGTTGCCATATGCTGCATGGGTGAGGAATGAGACGTTGAGGTTTGAGATTAATCATGATCCGGGCAAGAAAGTAAAGGATAGGACACGAGGGATGGGGAGAATTCAGCCAGTGAAATCTGATTCATCATCGGGAAGTTTTAATGGAGAGGTGAATGAGATTGAAGGGTTTGATTTTGCTGAGTGGTTGAAGAGCACGGTGACGGAGAAGGATTTTGTGGTGATGAAGATGGATGTTGAAGGGACCGAGTTTGATTTGATACCGAGGTTGTTTGAAACTGGAGCCAtttgtttgattgatgaaatcTTTCTTGAATGTCATTATAGTAGGTGGCAAAGATGTTGTCCTGGACAGAGGAGCTCCAAGTATGAGAAAACATATGGGCAGTGCTTGGATCTGTTTACTTCTCTTAGAGACAGGGGAGTTCTAGTTCATCAGTGGTGGTGA